In Xenorhabdus griffiniae, the genomic window CCCCTGTTTGCCCTGAATCTCACCTTTCTCGCGGTTAGTCAGTTGTCCGCCCCGCAGTGACATCATGCCTTCGCTAAACACCGTCCCCGCGTCATTGTTCAATACGCTGTCCGGGCCGCCCTGCCAACGCAGAGATTGCTTTGCTGACAGTTTACCCGCCTGATTAATGATATCGCCTACACTATTGAGCGTCAGGTCACCGCCTGACAGCAGTTTGCCGCCGGTGTTATCCATGCTGTGGGTGGAGACGATCACTTGTTTGCCGCCTTGAGCGGTGCCGCCACGGTTATCCCAGTGCCCCTCTGTATGGATATCCAGTGTGTCACCGGCCTCGATAAATCCCTGCTGATTATCAATCGCCTGATGGATATCAAACCGCAGGTTCCCCAGGCTGACCAGATTACCTTGGGTATTCTTCAGGTGCTGTGCCGTCAGTTGCAGATAATTGCCCTGCATGTTTCCAGACTGGTTATCAATGCTGCCAGCCGCCTTCACGGTCAGTTGTTGATCAGAAAACAGCTTGCCCTGACCGTTTTGAATATCGCCCCCCGACGTTACGTTTAATGCAGACAGCCCCTGCAATGTACCGCTCTGGTTATCGATATTGCCCGTCGTATTCACGATTAACGCATGATCCGCCAACAAATTACCGCCGCTGTTATTGATATAGTGGGCGGAGACATCGACCTGCCTGCCACCTTGTGCGGTTCCGTGGCGGTTATCCCAGTTGCCTTGGGTACGAATATCCAGGGCGTCAGCCGCTTCGAAAAGCCCATGTTGGTTATCAATCGCCTGCCGGATATCAAGCTTCAGGCGTCCCTTGCTGATAACCTTACCCTTCGTATTATCCAGGCGTGATGCCGTCAGCTGCAGGTGTTCACCTTCGATGTTCCCGGATTGGTTATTGATGTTGTCGGCGGCGTTCAGGATCAGCGTATGGGCGGCCGACAGTTTGCCGTCACTGTTATCAATGCTACGGGCAGAGACGTCAACTTGTTTGCCGCCTTGTAGGGTGCCACCGTGGTTATTCCAGTGACCCTCCGTGTGGATATTCAGTGCATCATCAGCTTTAATGAGCCCGTGCTGATTATCAATCGCCTGCTGGATATCAAGCTGCAAATGCCCCTTGCTGACGATCTTACCTTCCGTATTCGTCAGCGCCTGTGCCGTCAGTTCCAGTGCTTCGCCCTGGATGTCGCCGGACTGGTTATCGATACTACCGACGGCCTTCAAGGTCAGTGCCTGACCGGATAACAATTTGCCCTGACCGTTTTGGATATCGCCCCCAGACGTCACGTTCAAGGCGGACAGCCCCTGCAACGTGCCGCGCTGGTTATCGATATTGCCTGTCGTGTTCACGGTCAGTGCTTGATCAGCCAACAATTTGCCGTCACTGTTATCGATATGGCGGGCGGAGACATCAATCTGTTTGCCGCCTTGTGCGGTGCCGTGGCGGTTATCCCAGTTGCCTTGGGTGCGAATATCCAGGACATCAGCCGCATCAAGAAGTCCGTGCTGATTATCAATCGACTGATGACTATCAAGCCGCAAACGGCCCTGGCTGACGATCTTACCCTGTGCATTATTCAAGTACTGCGCCGTCAATTGCAGCGTTTCGCCCTGGATATCCCCGGACTGGTTATCGATATTATCGGCGGCGTTCAGGGTCAGCTTTTGCCCGGCCGACAGTTTGCCGCCACTGTTATCAATGCTACGGGCGGAGACGTCAACCTGTTTGCCGCCTTGTAGGGTGCCGCCGTGGTTATTCCAGTGGTCATCCGTGTGGATATTCAGGACATCATCGGCTTTAATAAGCCCGTGCTGATTATCAATGCCCTGACTGATATCAAGCTGCAAATGCCCTTGGCTGACGATCTTACCTTTTGTATTTGTCAGTTTCTGTGCCGTCATCTCCAGCGCTTCGCCCTGGATATTGCCGGACTGGTTATCGACGCTGCCAGCCGCTTTCAGAGTCAGAGCCTGACCGGACAACAGCTTGCCTTCACCATTTTGGATATCACCCCCCGACGTCACGTTCAAGGCGGACAGCCCCTGCAACGTGCCACGCTGGTTATCGATATTGCCCGTCGTGTTCACGGTCAGTGCTTGCTCAGCCAGCAGTTTGCCGTCGCTGTTATCTATATGCTGGGCGGAGACATCAATCTGTTTGCCGCCTTGTGCGGTGCCGTGGCGGTTATCCCAGTTGCCCTGGGTACGAATATCCAAGGCGTCAGCCGCATCAAGAAGCCCGTGCTGATTATCAATTGATTGATGACTATCAAGCCGCAAACGGCTCTGGCTGACGATCTTACCCTGTGCATTGTGCAGGTGCTGCGCCGTCAATTGCAGCGTTTCACCTTGGATATCCCCGGACTGGTTATCGATATTATCGGCCGCGTTCAGGGTCAGCGCTTGGGCGGCCGACAGTTTACCGCCACTGTTATCAATGCTACGGGCGGAGACGTCAACCTGTTTGCCACCTTGTAGGGTGCCACCGTGGTTATTCCAGCGACCCTCCGTGTGGATATTCAGTGCATCATCAGCTTTAATAAGCCCGTGCTGATTATCAATCGCCTGCTGGATATCAAGCTGCAAATGCCCCTTGCTGACGATCTTACCTTCCGTATTCGTCAGCGCCTGTGCCGTCAGTTCCAGTGCTTCGCCCTGGATGTCGCCGGACTGGTTATCGATACTACCGACGGCCTTCAAGGTCAACGCCTGGCCGGAAAACAGCTTACCCCCGCCACTTTGGATATCGCCCCCCGACGTCACGTTCAAGGCGGACAGCCCCTGCAACGTGCCGCGCTGGTTATCGATATTGCCCGTCGTGTTCACGGTCAGTGCGTGATCAGCCAGCAGTTTGCCGTCGCTGTTATCGATGTGATAGGCGGAAACATCAACCTGTTTGCCGCCTTGTACGGTGCCGTTGCCGTTATCCCAGTTGCCTTGGGTGCGAATATCCAGGGCGTCAGCGGCATCAAGAAGCCCGTGCTGATTATCAATCGACTGATGACTATCAAGCCGCAAACGGCTCTGGCTGACGATTTTACCCTGCGCATTATTCAGGTGCTGCGCCGTCAATTGCAGCGTTTCACCCTGGATATCCCCGGACGGGTTATCGATATTATCGGCCACGTTCAGGGTCAGCGCTTGGGCGGCCGACAGTTTGCCGTCACTGTTATCAATGCTATGGGCGGAGACATCAACCTGTTTGCTGCCCTGAGCGGTGCCACCACGGTTATCCCAGTGCCCCTCCGTATGGATATTCAGTGCATCATCAGCTTTAATGAGCCCGTGCTGATTATCAATGTCCTGATTGATATTAAGCTGCAAATGCCTCTGGCTGACAATATTACCTTTTGTATTTGTCAGTTTCTGTGCCGTCAGCGCCAGCGCTTCGCCCTGGATATTGCCGGACTGGTTATCGACGCGGCCAGTCGCTGTCAGGGTCAGAGCCTGACCGGACAACAGCTTGCCTTCACCATTTTGGATATCACCCCCCGACGTCACGTTCAAGGCGGACAGCCCCTGCAACGTGCCACGCTGGTTATCGATATTGCCCGTCGTGTTCACGGTCAGTGCTTGATCAGCCAGCAGTTTGCCGTCGCTGTTATCGATGTGATGGGCGGAAACATCAATCTGTTTGCCGCCTTGTACGGTGCCGTTGCGGTTATCCCAGCTCCCCTGGGTACGAATATCCAGAGCGTCAGCGGCATCAAGAAGCCCGTGTTGATTGACCATCGACTGCCGGATGTCAAGCTTCAGACGCCCCTGGCTGACGACTTTACCTTCCGTATTAGTCAGGTTCTGTGCCGTCAGCAACAAGTGTTCACTCCGCATCTCTCCGGACAGGTTATCAATACTGCCAGAGACCTTCACCGTCAGCTGTTGATCAGACAACAACTGACCTTTGGTGTTATTAATATCCGCTTCCGAGTTCAGGTTTAATACCGACAGCCCCTGCAACGTACCGTGCTGGTTATTGATACTGCCCGTCGCGTTCACCGTCAGCTGTTGGCCAAACAGTTTGCCCTGTGAATTCTTAATATCCGCGCCCGATGTCACGTCCAATGTTAACGGACTCTCCAATATACCGCCTTGATTATCAATGTTGCGATCCGCCTTCACTGTCAGCCGTTGGCCGGACAGCAGCTTACCCTCGCTGTTATTGATATCGGCTCCCGATATGATGTCCAATGCCGATTGACTCTTTAACGTGCCGCGCTGGTTATTCAGGCTACCAGTATCAAGCCGCAGGTCACCATTGTTACCCAGCAGGCCATCGGTATTGTTCAGCAATCCGCTCACTCGCCAGTGTTGCACCGTCTTGTCAAGCGCCACCAGATGCCCCCGCTGGTTGTTCAAGGAGCCGACATTCAGGCTAAGTTGTGGCGCTTCAATGCGTCCACCGGTGTTATCCAGCGCCCCGACCAGCGTGAAACGGCTTTCCCCGGCTTCCACCTGAGACCAGATCGCTTTCTGGTTGAATAGATTGTTGGCATCTATCTCCCAACGCCCGACACGTACCTGTGCCTGTTGCGCGTCGATATTGCCTAGGGTTTTCACAGTAAGCTGTTGACTATCAATTTTGGCTTGTTGCAGGGCAACGCCATCGGCTTGTGCGGCAATATTGGCACGGCTGGCCGCCAGTTGGCTTTGACTGATATCCACCCGATGGCCGGTCATTCTGATATCACCCAGACTGAGCAAATGGCCGCTGGTTCTGACATTCCCCTGACTGTTCAGCGTCAAATTCGCCTTATGCTTCAACGTACTGTTGATATCACTGCCAGCCAGCAAATGCCCGCGGCTCTGAATGCCTTGAGCCGACGTCAACCGAATATCGCCCACTGCCGCTAGGGTGCCGGACTGCTGAATGTCACCATCACGGCTCTGTACCGCAAGCTGCCCGCCACTGTGCAGTTTGCCGTGATGTTCAATACCGTCCCGGGCGGTCAAGGTCACATCCCCCACCACTTGGGTGACCGGCTCTTCCTCTTCCCTCGATTGCCAGCTAAGTCGACCTTCACTGCTGACGGTCAACATTTTCCCCGCCTGCAAGTGCCCGCCCTGATTACGCACACCGACGCCCGCTTCAGTGCCTATCATACGGATATAACCGCTGTACATGCCGCCCATCTGCCCCATGTCTATCGCCAGTTCGGGCTTTTTGTCATCTGCGGCTAGTGGCGTCACTGTTTTGCTGTCAGCACTGATGCGATTACGCCCCGCCACCACGGCAAGTTCCGCTTTTGCCCAGACACCGGCATTCACCTTCACCGCCCGCGCCAGAATATCAACATAACCGGTATCATGGCGCGGGTCACCATTGAGTCCACCGCCCTCAATGCTCACTACGCCTCGTTCGACCTGATACCCAGCCAGACTACCGTCAGCGTTCAACTGCGGCTTGCCGGTGGTCAGAGTCATGCGCCCGGCATTAATGGTGCCACAGCCGTTGCACACAATCCCCGACGGGTTGGCCACAATCACCTGTGCCCGCCCGCCAGCCACTTCCAGAAATCCCCGCAGCTGGCTGGGCTTATCGCTGTTGACTTCATTAATAATAAACCGAGCCGGCGCGGCATTGGGATCAAGGCGGGGGTTACCCTGTATCATCCCGGCTAGTTGGGTAGAGGTCATCAGCGCCGAATTGTTAAGGATGGCACCTCGTTGGCCGACATCAAACTGCTGGTAGGGGTTATGTGATACGCCGGCCTGATTGGGCGCATTGATATTGACCTGCGGCAGACCATTCTGAGTAGTTATCACTTCCGGACGCTGGCCAGATGGTACCTGCCTGTCAGCGATAATACCGTCAGCCAACGCCTGCCCAGCAAACAGTGCCGCCCCCAACAGCCACACCGCGCGGCGCACCGTCACCCATAAGCGCGATGCACCGATACCACGACGCTGCCCAGGTGCGGTACTGCAACTGCGGGCCAGTTCTGATACCACCCGCAATTCACCGTGCGTGCGGCTGTAAATAAGGCAATAACACTGTTTGTTCATAAATCCATGTCCGTCCAGGTCAAATAAATAAACGCAACACTTGTTTGTGATTAAGGATGAGCGTTGTTATCAAATTTCCAGATTGAAGCTGAAACCGCCACTCACGCCTGGGGTATGAAAACCCGCGGGCTGGTAGAATGGCACACCGGCAAACAGGTCATAACTGAGTCGGCGCCACAGCGTGCCGCGCACACCCAGAGCACCGCCCGCCAGCTGATGCCCGACGAGATAGCGGGTGCCCGGTCCATCCACACGACCATAATCCACCGCCCAGTAAAGCTCGTGACCCCGCGACAGGACATTCCAGGCTAACTCATTACGCCAAAGCAGCCCTTTTTCACCGGACAGCATCTGCTCACCGTCAAACCCGCGCACGGTATAACGCCCAGCAATCGCCAGCCTGTCTTGGGGGGTCAGCGGGTTTGCACTCCACTGCCAACGCACTTTGGTGTGATAACGCCAAGGCTGTGTGCCCCATTTAAAAGGCACATTCAGACTGATATCACCCAGAGCCATCCCCGTGCGGGCACTGCCTCCGTGATAGGCTTCTTCCGGTGCCGGCAGCGCACCGAAGGCGCCGGTTCCGCGCCGCCAGTTGATACCGGCATCCAACGTAATGTTGCCGAAGTAACTGCGCTGGCTTAAGCCTAACTCCCAGCCCGCAGTCCGGCGGTGTTGTTGTGCTATTTCTATATTCCCCACGGCATTGGTGGAATGGCGGCGAAAGATCCGCAGATTGAGCGTGGTTTTATGCGACTGATTGCGAAATAACAGGCGGGACACCGTGAATTGCACATTCTCGCTTTTGCCACTGTAGGCCAGGATTTCGTGCGCGTTGGCGATATTCTGGTGATAGGTGTAGTCGTTGTAGTTGGCAGAAAACGCCCAGTAGCCGAGCGGAAAGACGTAATTCACAGTACGGGCGCGGTTACCAAAGGGACCGGGCTCAAACAAATCCCGGCCGATATTGGCATAGAACAGATCGTTCTGGGCAAAAGGGGCATCAATCGCCAGGGTCACCGAACCCAGGTAGCGGCCAGTACTTTTAGCACCACTGTCATCGAGTCCCAGACTGAGCCGGAACGGGCGCCCCTCTTTCCAGCTGATCCGAAGGTCACTGGTCGCTTCCTGCTGGCCTGGCTCGATTTTAATGTCGGCCTCCACACTGGGCACCCGTTTGAAATTCTCCAGTGCCTGCTCGATATCACGCAAATTAAGGATATCCCCGGATGCGGCCGGCATCGCATTCCACAGCCGCCCACGCCAGGACACCGGCTCATCAAAACGGATATTGGCAATGCGTCCAGGCTGGAGCGTCAGCGTCAGCACTCCTCCGGTCAGATCCTGCTCCTGCACCATCACGCGGGTGGTGACATAACCTTTGGCCAGAATGGCATTTTGCACCTTGTTATTGACCAGCAAAATCCCCTGTCCACCCAGGCAACGCCCTTTAGCATCCTCTGCCGCGTCCAGTGCCCACTGAAAACGATGGGCCGCGTCGCCCTCCAAACGTAACGTATTGATCGTAAAACAGGGATGTTCGTTAGCCGGATAATCAGGCTGGCGCACGCTGGGTCGCATGAGCCGGACATCGGCATCTGGCGTCTGTTGCTGTTGTAGCGCGTGTTGCCTTTCCTGCTGACGCAGTTGCTCCTGAGCATCCAGGGTCGCCGCACTTTGCATGGTGTTATCGGAAAAAGGCGCAGTAAGCCGCACAGCGGTTGCCAGACGTTGTTCTGCTATCTGTGATTGTTGTTTTTGCTGAATAAAGGGCGGATCATCGGCCTGTACGGGGGAGAATACAAATACAGTCCATCCGGCCAGCCCGGCTATTATGTAGCGGGAAGTTACCGTTGCCATAGTAAACCCATCGGATACGTAATTATTATTAAACAGTAATAAGGGAATTTTAAGATGAGGTATTATGGTCAGCAGAGGTTAATTATCAAGCTGGTAGCTGAGACATTCATCACAAAGGCGTTAATTCAGGCCATTTAACTCTAAAAATGCAACAATACGGCAATAAACCAACATAATCACAACACATTATGTGAAACATTAAGCAGATTAATTCGAGCTTTAAATTCACCCAAAACAAAAGCGAAATGAATATGATGAAAAAAGATGATGAATAGGGTGGATTACGCGTAAATCGGTAAGTGGCTTCAATATCCGCCGGTGTTTTGAGTAAGAGGAAAAAGATTCAAAAAAATCCCCCGACTTTTTCTCAGGGGATTTGTGTATGAAAGATAGATACGGGGATTAAGCAGAAAAGGCACCTATTTAACCAGTTAAACACCAATTAAGACCTTATACCACATTCGGCATTTCTACTGACTTTCTGCTGTAATATTTTCTTTCAGTAGCGTGTGATTCACGGCATATTTTGCCTGCCATGCTTTAGGGTTGATTAAATAATGTTGCCGGAAACGTTTAGAAAAATGACTTGGGCTGGAATAGCCTACTGCGGCAGAAACCTCAATGACACTCATTCCTTTCTTCAATAAATCTTCCGCTGTGGTCATACGGACGTTTTCCAGATATTGATGGAAAGTACGAAAAACAACCGCACGAAATCCCTCTTTTAATTTCCTTTCATTCAGACCTACTGCTCTTGATAACGATTTTATTGTCCAGGGATGATGATAATCGTTATTAATGATTTTTATCGCATTGTAAACAGCCCGGCGCTGCAACCCGCTAATCATATTATATTGGCAATCATAAATTTGCGCTGTCACGCAAGCGAGTATCTCTAATGCCTTTGCCTTTAAGTAGACTTTTCTGACACTACCAGTTAATTGACACTCTTCTATTTGATTCACTATCTGCATAAAAGGCGGATAGATAGGACAAGCCATCATCAAAGCATCACTATAACTCGCGTTTTTCTCAAAACCAGCCGTTAATTTGGTAAAAGATGGCAACTCCTGAGCTTCAATTTCGTTCAGAGAAAAACGGATATCGAGAATACGCCAGGTTCCGCAGCCAAAAAAATTCATACCTCGCGTCACCGTAGGCGAATAAAAAAAGACCATCGTTCCCGGATTAATATCTAAAACCTCGCCATTTTCAATTGCCATTTTTCCCTTCCCATTGAGAACAAAGGCTATTGACACTGTTGGTGGTCCTTCACAATATTCTGTAAAATCTTGACTTAACTCAAGATGGATACGGTTGATGTGAATTCCATCAGATAGTTCCTCTGTTAGCAATGAAGGCGTTGTGTTGTTTTCCTCTACTGGTGAATGCCTATTATTGCCATGGCCAGCAGCGAAAATCCCCAATGTTTCGCTATAGATTGTCTTCATGAAATCCCCTGTAAAATCAGCATCAGACACCAACCATTTCAAAAAAACGCTTTCCACAATAAAAACAGCATGTTGTGCGTGTTAAAGGCATTATTCTTTTATTTTATATATTTATATACCAATGTGAATATCACGCAATTTATCATTAATGAGAATCATTATCAATAGTACGTATCGCGCTATTTTTGTCCCTATCCCGTTAGCTCTTCCTTTCTATTCCAGTTAATTTCACTAAAGATTGTTTTCGGTTTACCACGCTTATTTGGTTTACCACATTTGATCTTTTTAAAACATGATTTGGAAAGGCATAAAGAGTATTTATGAGAAAAAAATATGCTAAAGCGTCTGTCTTATGTTGTCTGATCACACCTGTTGTGACTTGGGCGGAGCATTCACCCAAAGCCACAGAAGATGTTTTGATTGTGACGGCTAACAAACGAGCAGAAGCATTAAATAAAGTTAATGGCAGTATTTTAGTAAAAACTGGCGAGGAACTTGAGCAAGCAGGTATCACCCAAGTACAGGATCTTGAGCGTGCTTTCCCTGGCTTACAAATCCGCTCTCGCGGTAACCGAACCTACTCAGCAACCACCATTCGGGGTATCAGTTCACCCGATTACTATTCACCCTCCATTCGCATTTATGTTGATGGTGTTCCTCAAGATCACCAATTTCTGACACAAGAGTTAATTAATGTAGAACGTGTAGAATTATTACGTGGTCCTCAAGGCACTTTATATGGTGGCAATGCCCAAGCCGGTGTTATCAATATCATCACTCGCTCTCCAAAAGAAGGCCCT contains:
- a CDS encoding ShlB/FhaC/HecB family hemolysin secretion/activation protein, with the translated sequence MATVTSRYIIAGLAGWTVFVFSPVQADDPPFIQQKQQSQIAEQRLATAVRLTAPFSDNTMQSAATLDAQEQLRQQERQHALQQQQTPDADVRLMRPSVRQPDYPANEHPCFTINTLRLEGDAAHRFQWALDAAEDAKGRCLGGQGILLVNNKVQNAILAKGYVTTRVMVQEQDLTGGVLTLTLQPGRIANIRFDEPVSWRGRLWNAMPAASGDILNLRDIEQALENFKRVPSVEADIKIEPGQQEATSDLRISWKEGRPFRLSLGLDDSGAKSTGRYLGSVTLAIDAPFAQNDLFYANIGRDLFEPGPFGNRARTVNYVFPLGYWAFSANYNDYTYHQNIANAHEILAYSGKSENVQFTVSRLLFRNQSHKTTLNLRIFRRHSTNAVGNIEIAQQHRRTAGWELGLSQRSYFGNITLDAGINWRRGTGAFGALPAPEEAYHGGSARTGMALGDISLNVPFKWGTQPWRYHTKVRWQWSANPLTPQDRLAIAGRYTVRGFDGEQMLSGEKGLLWRNELAWNVLSRGHELYWAVDYGRVDGPGTRYLVGHQLAGGALGVRGTLWRRLSYDLFAGVPFYQPAGFHTPGVSGGFSFNLEI
- a CDS encoding AraC family transcriptional regulator yields the protein MKTIYSETLGIFAAGHGNNRHSPVEENNTTPSLLTEELSDGIHINRIHLELSQDFTEYCEGPPTVSIAFVLNGKGKMAIENGEVLDINPGTMVFFYSPTVTRGMNFFGCGTWRILDIRFSLNEIEAQELPSFTKLTAGFEKNASYSDALMMACPIYPPFMQIVNQIEECQLTGSVRKVYLKAKALEILACVTAQIYDCQYNMISGLQRRAVYNAIKIINNDYHHPWTIKSLSRAVGLNERKLKEGFRAVVFRTFHQYLENVRMTTAEDLLKKGMSVIEVSAAVGYSSPSHFSKRFRQHYLINPKAWQAKYAVNHTLLKENITAESQ